The Oxyura jamaicensis isolate SHBP4307 breed ruddy duck chromosome 23 unlocalized genomic scaffold, BPBGC_Ojam_1.0 oxy23_random_OJ90227, whole genome shotgun sequence genome segment cagggctgggaggggtgtggggtgggggggcactgccccacgtcccccccGGTGCCACCACAGGGCGAGGAAGCCCTCGGTGCCGCGTCCCGGGGCGGAGGGGGCGGAAAGCCCGGCCCGCTGCAGCAGATCCTCTTGGCGCAgcgtcctggggggggggggggggcgcatcctgccctgccccgcagGAAGAGCAGAGGGCGGCGGGAGGGGGACGGCTCCGCTTCGGCCCCCGCCGGGGCTCGGCCCTGTCCGAACAGCAGCACCACCGGGCAGCCCTCCCCTTCCACCCCTCCTTGCTCCCCGTGGTCCCCCCCGAGCCGTGCCCCTGGTGAGGACGGGGGCTCCGGGAGTCCCCGGCTCAGCCCCGCGCCCCGTGTCCCGCAGATGCCCAGCACGTGCTGCCCGCAGAGCCCCTGAGCGTGGCCGGACGCCGCGATGGAGAGCCGCAAGCAGGACATGGAGCTGCTGAGCAACAGCATGGCCGCGTACGCACACATCCGAGGTGAGGCCACAAAGCCCCCGGCTGGGGCACGTCCCCAACGGGGACATCGGGGCCACCACGGCCCCGTTGAGGTCTGGGGACAGCCCCTCAGCCCCGCCGCCTTCCCTCCCCGCAGCCAACCCCGAGAGCTTCGGGCTCTACTTCGTGCTGGGCGTCTGCTTCGGGCTGGTGCTGACCCTGTGCCTGCTGGTGCTGCGCATCTCCTGCCGGCCCCGCACCcaccgcccgccccggccccggtcTGGCCCGCCGGACCTCAGCGAGGACGACGACGATGAGGATGAtgaggacgaggaggaggaggacaccaTCGACCGCGCCGCCTCCGAGTCGCTGCTGCCGGTGACCGAGATCCCGCTGGAGAGCCACGGCCCCGGGGACGGCGCGCTGCCCATCAACGTCTTCGCCTCGGCTGAGGAGCTGGAGCGGGCGCAGCGGCTGGAGGAGCGCGAGCGCATCATCCGTGAGATCTGGCGCAACGGGCAGCCCGACATCCTGGGCACCGGCACCCTGGGCCGCGTGCACTACTACTGACCGTGGCGTGGTGCGGCCGGGGGGCATGGGGAGAccctcaccccctccccagTAACTCGGCCGATGCCGTGCCCTGAGACCCCACGGCACCACTGGGGGCTGAGAGCGGCGTAGGACATGATTTGGTGCCAGGACTGGGGAGCAAAGGGGGGGGCCTCTGGCTGCCCATGGGGTGGAGAACCCCCCCCCCGGAGCACCCCGGAACCAgcacccagtgccaccagcacccccagcaccagcccctcgCCCACCACGGGCAGTCGCTGCGGACACGATGCACTTTGAGCCATTGGTACGACTGCCGGCACAGGCCGAGCAGCCTCAGGACCCTgcggggatggggacaaggacaaggacaaggacaaggacaaggacaaggacgAGGACGAGGACAAGGACGAGGTGCCACCCACTGGCCCCGCCATCTCTGCGCTGTCCCCAGAGGGACGCCACCCCTCTGGCCGCGGTCGGGCTGTACACCCGGGCGATCCGCGGGGTCCTGTCCTGCCCCACCAACACGGTGCTTTCGTCCCCTGGCTCCCGTTCCCTGGCCGGCCCCTGGCTCTCTGCGCTTCCCTCCCGCCGGCCCCGCTCAATTCCCACTAAATTTAGCCGCCGGCCTTTCCGGCACCACCCGGCCCCTGCCCCAGCGCCGTGCCGGATGTTTCCCAGCTGGGCTCTGGGGCTGCTCGCGCTCCCCCGGGGCCGCGGCTGCTCCCCGCAGGGCTGGGTCGCATCCTGCCCACGCTGCAGGCACCgtcccagccccgtgcaggGGTGCGGGGccggcccccgctgccccctccccagcagctttATAAAAATAGCTCCTTCCCAGGCTCGTCCCCGCGCCGGCAGCAGGATCCAGATGTTTTCCAGATGTTCTCCAGGCCCCACGCTGGTGGCGCAAGGCCAGAATGTGCCGGGGGGCTGGGAAATGGTgcgggggctggaggaggaagaggaggaggcacTGCCTTAGCCCCGTGGTGCGTCCTGGCTCAGCACCCTGGCTGGGGATGAGgtgtgggggctgtggggggctgtggggggctgAAGGGGACTGAGCCCACCCTGGCGCTGCCGCTGGACTCGGCGCAGCCCAGCCCGTGACTCCCGGCACGTCCGCTCCCAGCGCCGGCGCTCGGCCGCGGCGCGGCTCAGGCTGCAGCTTGGGATGGTGCAAGGGACCCCCGTGGGACCCCCGTGTGCCACAGCAGGACCGGCCCAGCCCCTAAATGGGACCCGTGCAGCACTCCATACccaaaatagtttattttaagcaGTATTTGTAACaaagcaggggctgctgcacggcctcagagctgcagggagctgtgtcCAGGTGCAGGGATCCCTCATGTCCAGATCGGTGCAGCCCCAGGCCGGGTCTGAGGATGCTCTTGGGGCTGAGGCAGCTTTGGGGGGTCCCCGCtcagcccccgcagcccccgcagaGCTGCCCTAGCAGGGCAGCGCCTTCCTCACCCGCTCGATCTCCGCCTGCAGGGACGAGATGGGGGGCAGTGGGGTCAgaggggcaccgggggggtcctcgtgtcccccccccccgggggggggggggggatcaccTGCAGCGCCTCGCGCCTGGCCCGCTCGTGCTGCAGCT includes the following:
- the LOC118158271 gene encoding protein eva-1 homolog B-like; its protein translation is MESRKQDMELLSNSMAAYAHIRANPESFGLYFVLGVCFGLVLTLCLLVLRISCRPRTHRPPRPRSGPPDLSEDDDDEDDEDEEEEDTIDRAASESLLPVTEIPLESHGPGDGALPINVFASAEELERAQRLEERERIIREIWRNGQPDILGTGTLGRVHYY